A window of Sulfurovum riftiae contains these coding sequences:
- a CDS encoding biotin/lipoyl-containing protein: MAKKYIDVMDTTFRDGFQSVFGGRVLMDDFFPAVEAAKKAGITHFEFGGGARFQSLYFYLQEDAFKMMDGFREIVGPDANLQVLSRGINTVMLDTGSREMIDLFAKMFAKHGTTTVRNFDALNDVNNLEFSAQCIKKHGMNHEVVVTMMDLPPGCKGAHDVPFYEKTLRNILDSGIEFDSVCFKDASGTANPHKVYETIAMARKLLGESVHLRLHTHETAGVSVASYLAALEAGANGIDMAASPVSGGTAQPDILTMLHATKGTNYNLGDLKLEKVLKYEERLKECLSDYMIPPEATQVSPLIPFSPMPGGALTANTQMMRDNGDLDKFDEVIKAMKEVVERGGYGTSVTPVSQFYWQQAYANVMFGPWKQIAPGYGRMVLGYFGKTPVEPDREIVELASQKLKLDPTTENPLDIADRDETKSIAHWKKVLEDEGLETTDENIFIAGACDQKGIAFLKGEGPLMVRKGKENNSGEAEMAGNYTVVVDGKKYSVQVAEGDADIQISEAAPTTAPAAAAPTAANGVGTVEIHSQTPGNVWKILKNPGDSVAEGDVIMILEAMKMEIDIAAPQAGKIASINVNVNDAVADGQLLATME, encoded by the coding sequence ATGGCTAAAAAATATATAGATGTAATGGATACAACTTTCAGAGACGGTTTTCAGTCTGTTTTCGGCGGTCGTGTACTTATGGATGATTTCTTTCCTGCGGTAGAAGCAGCGAAAAAAGCGGGTATAACACACTTTGAATTCGGTGGCGGAGCACGTTTCCAGTCACTCTATTTCTATCTCCAGGAAGATGCATTCAAAATGATGGACGGTTTCAGGGAGATCGTCGGTCCAGATGCGAACCTCCAGGTACTTTCACGTGGTATCAACACCGTAATGCTTGACACCGGAAGCCGTGAGATGATCGATCTCTTTGCAAAGATGTTCGCCAAACACGGTACGACGACAGTCAGAAACTTCGATGCACTCAACGATGTGAACAACCTTGAGTTCTCGGCACAGTGTATCAAGAAACACGGCATGAACCACGAGGTGGTCGTTACCATGATGGACCTTCCTCCCGGATGCAAAGGTGCACATGACGTACCTTTCTACGAGAAGACACTTAGAAACATCCTTGACAGCGGTATAGAGTTCGATTCTGTCTGTTTCAAGGATGCTTCGGGTACAGCCAACCCGCATAAGGTTTACGAAACGATCGCGATGGCAAGAAAACTTTTGGGTGAAAGCGTACATCTCAGACTGCATACGCATGAGACAGCCGGTGTATCTGTAGCCTCATACCTGGCAGCGCTTGAAGCCGGTGCCAACGGTATCGATATGGCCGCCTCTCCGGTCAGTGGCGGTACTGCCCAGCCGGATATCCTGACTATGCTCCATGCGACCAAGGGAACCAACTACAACCTTGGTGACCTCAAACTCGAAAAAGTACTTAAATATGAAGAGAGACTCAAAGAGTGCCTCTCCGATTACATGATTCCGCCTGAAGCGACTCAGGTTTCCCCTCTTATTCCATTCTCACCTATGCCTGGCGGTGCATTGACAGCCAATACGCAAATGATGAGAGACAATGGTGATCTTGACAAGTTCGATGAAGTGATCAAAGCGATGAAAGAAGTCGTTGAGCGTGGCGGGTATGGTACATCCGTCACACCGGTCAGTCAGTTCTACTGGCAGCAGGCCTATGCGAACGTCATGTTCGGACCATGGAAACAGATTGCACCGGGATATGGCCGAATGGTACTAGGATATTTTGGTAAAACACCGGTAGAGCCGGACAGAGAGATCGTAGAATTGGCAAGCCAGAAGCTCAAGCTCGATCCAACTACGGAAAATCCTCTCGATATCGCGGACAGAGATGAAACAAAATCCATTGCACACTGGAAAAAAGTACTTGAAGATGAAGGTCTTGAAACAACAGACGAGAATATCTTCATTGCAGGTGCATGTGATCAAAAAGGTATTGCGTTCCTGAAGGGCGAAGGTCCTCTCATGGTGAGAAAAGGTAAAGAAAATAATAGTGGAGAAGCAGAAATGGCAGGAAATTATACAGTAGTGGTAGATGGTAAGAAATACAGCGTTCAGGTAGCAGAGGGTGATGCGGACATTCAGATCTCCGAAGCGGCACCGACAACGGCACCGGCAGCAGCAGCGCCGACAGCGGCGAATGGTGTAGGAACGGTCGAGATCCATTCTCAGACACCGGGTAACGTCTGGAAGATCCTTAAAAATCCGGGAGACTCTGTTGCAGAGGGTGATGTGATCATGATCCTTGAAGCGATGAAAATGGAGATCGATATCGCTGCACCTCAGGCAGGGAAGATCGCATCCATCAATGTGAATGTCAACGACGCTGTCGCTGACGGACAGCTACTTGCAACAATGGAGTAA